One window of Mangrovibacterium diazotrophicum genomic DNA carries:
- a CDS encoding HU family DNA-binding protein, with the protein MNKAQLIDAIAEKAGLTKADSKKALDAFVAATTDALKNGDRVALIGFGSFSVSTRSARTGRNPQSGAPIEIPEKKVVKFKPGAELDDAI; encoded by the coding sequence ATGAACAAAGCTCAATTAATTGACGCCATCGCTGAGAAAGCTGGTTTGACCAAAGCCGACTCAAAAAAAGCCCTCGATGCATTTGTTGCTGCTACCACTGATGCATTGAAAAATGGCGATCGTGTTGCCCTAATCGGATTCGGATCATTTTCTGTATCAACACGTAGTGCCAGAACTGGCAGAAACCCACAATCAGGTGCTCCAATTGAAATTCCTGAAAAGAAAGTGGTGAAATTTAAGCCAGGAGCTGAATTGGACGACGCAATCTAA
- a CDS encoding TrmH family RNA methyltransferase → MDYQLVDYLSGFITDERNELFERILDQRTKYLTVVLENIYQPQNASAAMRSVDCFGLQDAHVIENSNSFEVDREVAMGATKWLSVKSYNKKDDNSLDAIRSLRQKGYRIVATTPHEGDTNLEDFDLRKGKAAFVFGTELTGISDVVKNEADEFLKIPMHGFTESFNISVSASVILHHLTWKMRNDPEIDWRLSPEERAAIKLEWLRRTIKSSDLIEEEYYAHQGGATSSK, encoded by the coding sequence ATGGATTACCAACTAGTCGATTATCTCTCCGGTTTTATCACTGACGAACGCAACGAATTGTTTGAACGGATTTTAGATCAACGCACCAAATATTTAACGGTTGTTTTGGAAAATATTTACCAGCCTCAAAACGCCAGCGCCGCCATGCGGTCGGTCGATTGTTTCGGTTTGCAGGATGCGCATGTGATCGAAAACAGCAACTCGTTTGAAGTGGATCGGGAGGTGGCGATGGGAGCTACAAAATGGCTGAGCGTGAAGAGTTATAATAAAAAAGATGATAATAGTCTGGACGCCATCCGTAGCTTGCGTCAAAAAGGCTACCGCATTGTGGCAACAACACCGCACGAAGGCGACACCAACCTGGAAGACTTCGACTTGAGAAAAGGAAAAGCTGCATTTGTTTTTGGAACTGAGCTGACCGGGATTTCCGATGTGGTGAAAAATGAAGCCGACGAGTTCCTGAAAATTCCCATGCATGGTTTCACCGAAAGTTTCAACATTTCTGTTTCCGCTTCTGTTATTCTACATCACCTGACCTGGAAGATGCGGAACGATCCCGAGATCGACTGGCGACTGAGCCCGGAGGAACGGGCCGCGATTAAGCTGGAATGGTTACGCCGGACGATCAAATCTTCCGATTTAATTGAAGAAGAATATTACGCACACCAGGGCGGAGCAACTTCCAGTAAATAG